The genomic region AACAACGACAGCAACGTCTCCTACTCTCAGGATCGCTACGTCTTCCACGTTAAACGCACCGATGGCCTCACCGTCCTCTGTATGGCCGAGGAAACCGCCGGCAGTACGTTTCTCCTCCTTCTATGgataaagttttgatctttcGTGAAACTGAGATTCAAAGTTGTAATCTTTTTTATCATGTTTGTGTATATTGATATGTCTGATTCGAATATTCTTATGTActcaagttttgttttttttgttttgtatggtAATAATAATATGTCAGGGAGGATTCCGTTTGCGTTTCTGGAGGATATTCACCAGAGGTTCGTGAGGACTTACGGCAGGGCAGTTCATACAGCACAAGCTTACGCCATGAACGACGAGTTCTCCAGAGTTCTCAGTCAGCAGATTGAGTATTACTCTAATGATCCTAACGCCGATAGGATTAATCGGATTAAGGGTGAAATGAGTCAGGTCTTGAGTTTCTCTCTCTGTTTGTTTCTGAGAATGTAAACTATACTTAAAAGCTTTGACGCTGATAATACAATGTTTTAATATCTCGGGGTGGGTTTTAGGTGCGTGATGTGATGATAGAGAACATTGACAAAGTTCTAGATAGAGGTGAACGCTTGGAGCTACTTGTCGACAAAACCGCCAATATGCAAGGGAACACATTCCGTTTCAGAAAGCAAGCTCGCCGTTTCAGAAGCACCGTCTGGTGGAGAAACTGCAAGCTCACGTATGTTGTTTTCATCtaactttttgattttttttttttttgtatgaataGAAGAATATTGTCACTAACTGTGGTAAGTTGTGTCTTCTTCTTGCAGGTTCCTTTTAATACTAGTACTACTGGTGATCATATATATTGCCGTGGCCTTTGTCTGCCACGGACCTCTTCTACCATCTTGCATTTAAGTAAGTGGCATCTATATCATAAGGAACCTTGCTTGTGATTTCAAATCcttatgtttaaaaaaacaaGCATGTCTTACACCCACCTATATGGAAGTATTCTTATTTTATAGATCAATGTGAAAGCTCATTGCTTTGCGAAAAATTGCAAGCTGTGTGTGAACTTGTGCTGTCATCATGCTCTATAACTATT from Raphanus sativus cultivar WK10039 unplaced genomic scaffold, ASM80110v3 Scaffold4194, whole genome shotgun sequence harbors:
- the LOC130507224 gene encoding vesicle-associated membrane protein 711-like, which codes for MAILYALVARGTVVLAEFTATSTNASTIAKQILEKVPGNNNDSNVSYSQDRYVFHVKRTDGLTVLCMAEETAGRRIPFAFLEDIHQRFVRTYGRAVHTAQAYAMNDEFSRVLSQQIEYYSNDPNADRINRIKGEMSQVRDVMIENIDKVLDRGERLELLVDKTANMQGNTFRFRKQARRFRSTVWWRNCKLTFLLILVLLVIIYIAVAFVCHGPLLPSCI